The following coding sequences are from one Bacteroidota bacterium window:
- the leuB gene encoding 3-isopropylmalate dehydrogenase, translating into MKLNIALLAGDGIGPEIIAQAVKVCNAVAKKYNHEIKYTEALTGAAAIDAVGEPYPDSTHEVCMAADAVLFGAIGLPKYDNDPSAKVRPEQGLLKMRQKLGLFANVRPTFTFPSLIDKSPLKRERIEGTDLVFLRELTGGAYFGERGRKDDGNTAYDTMIYTRMEVQRIAKAAFEMAMTRSKRLCLVDKANVLESSRLWRETVQAMEKDYPEVEVAYELVDAVAMRLVQWPNSYDVLVTENLFGDILTDEASVISGSMGLMPSASKGEHTDLYEPIHGSYPQAAGKDIANPLATILSAAMMLEDTFKLKEEAQAIKDVVNKSLTEGIVTEDLAVEGTKAYKTSEVGNWLAENV; encoded by the coding sequence GAAATACAACCACGAAATAAAGTACACCGAAGCATTAACAGGAGCAGCTGCAATTGATGCAGTAGGAGAGCCTTATCCTGATTCAACCCACGAAGTATGTATGGCTGCAGATGCTGTATTGTTCGGAGCTATCGGACTTCCAAAGTACGATAACGACCCATCTGCAAAAGTACGTCCTGAGCAGGGATTGCTTAAAATGCGTCAGAAGTTAGGATTGTTCGCTAACGTGCGTCCAACATTTACATTTCCTTCTTTGATTGATAAATCTCCATTGAAAAGAGAACGTATCGAAGGTACTGACTTAGTATTCTTACGTGAGCTTACAGGTGGTGCTTATTTCGGAGAAAGAGGTCGTAAAGATGATGGAAACACAGCTTACGATACCATGATTTATACTCGTATGGAAGTACAACGTATTGCAAAAGCAGCTTTCGAAATGGCTATGACACGTAGCAAGAGACTTTGTTTGGTAGATAAAGCAAACGTACTTGAGTCTTCAAGACTTTGGAGAGAAACTGTGCAGGCAATGGAAAAAGACTACCCGGAAGTTGAGGTAGCTTACGAATTGGTTGATGCAGTAGCTATGCGTTTGGTACAATGGCCAAACTCTTACGATGTATTGGTAACTGAAAACTTATTCGGAGATATACTTACTGATGAGGCTTCTGTAATTTCGGGCTCAATGGGATTAATGCCTTCAGCATCAAAAGGAGAGCATACCGATCTTTACGAGCCAATTCACGGATCATATCCACAGGCAGCCGGAAAAGATATCGCTAACCCCTTGGCTACAATTTTATCTGCAGCTATGATGTTAGAAGATACTTTCAAACTTAAAGAAGAAGCACAGGCTATAAAAGATGTAGTAAACAAATCGCTTACCGAAGGTATTGTTACAGAGGATTTAGCAGTAGAAGGCACTAAAGCATATAAGACCAGCGAAGTAGGAAACTGGTTGGCTGAGAATGTATAA
- a CDS encoding response regulator transcription factor — translation MKIIILDDHQMFADGLYQILTSNFDNIDIYSFRSIKNLKKEIVDFSEIDLFISDIELPEENIFELFEEMKLSQPKIPILVISMHNKLSVIKKCMNLNIEGFILKDDSINIKQVVDNMLAGENYYSPKVMATYKILSIESKELTPREEQILALLSNGKLSYEISDELHISEHTLKTHIKNIKRKLGLSKTNELIIYYFNNYVK, via the coding sequence TTGAAAATAATTATCCTAGATGATCATCAGATGTTTGCTGACGGATTATATCAAATTTTGACATCAAACTTCGATAATATTGATATTTACTCCTTCAGATCGATAAAAAATCTAAAAAAAGAAATAGTTGACTTTTCTGAAATCGATTTATTTATTAGTGACATAGAACTTCCGGAAGAAAATATCTTCGAATTATTTGAGGAAATGAAATTATCTCAGCCAAAAATACCGATACTGGTAATTTCCATGCATAATAAACTCTCTGTTATAAAAAAATGCATGAACCTGAATATTGAAGGATTTATCCTGAAAGACGATTCTATAAATATCAAACAAGTTGTTGACAATATGTTGGCGGGCGAAAACTATTACTCTCCAAAAGTAATGGCTACCTACAAAATATTAAGCATTGAATCAAAAGAACTTACGCCTCGCGAAGAGCAAATATTAGCACTTTTAAGCAACGGTAAATTGAGCTATGAAATATCAGATGAACTTCACATTAGTGAACATACATTGAAAACCCATATTAAAAACATAAAGAGGAAACTGGGTCTGTCTA